CCTGTCAATATCTATCAACTAtaaacttttgcaattttttaggAGTACTTCtagtagttttgtcatttacaatCGTATATggcatatttgtttttcttattaatttaactttttttattgttatttttttcatcaaattaattattattactttaatattttgttttataaaataaatattaatttgaacttgaatataatatctttcaaaaaaaaattaaaaacaatgatGGGACATAAAAAAACATCCctattcatttcaaataaCAATGATCCATATCTCTTGtctaaacataaataattagagtttgaaactttacaaattttgaagaaattttgaagagAGTTCTTTATTGAGAGATTTTCAACAATGAATACAATGTAGGAAAGATATGGAATTAGTAAGGTCTTTATACTAAatccaattaattatatccCTAAAATGAATCTTAGTAGTTAAATATCCCTAATAAAAGCAAAGAAATATAATCATCCAACACCCCAAAGTTAGAAAGACCATAAACTAAATGGATAAAAATCGacaaaaacgaaaagaaaaaaaaaagaaagctacTACTCAGACTCGGTTAAGAGATGATAAAGATCGTTATAGATCAATACTAAGATGAAAAAAGTGAAGGAAAACCGAACTAAACATCCCTTGATTAGAATACACAAAAGCATGTTTAACTCAAcaaaaaaacactttctatatttaattttgatcactttgtttttttcgtACAGATTTATGGGAAGAACTTCTTTGTGAGAGCTTTTGAGTAGAtgaaacctaaataaaaagtgtcaagaaaagaaaataatggggtgactatttatattttcattaggGCTAACGGTGAATAACGTAAATTTATAGATGAGTGATGAAAGAAAATCTTGCAAACCCATTTTTCCAATAAGAATGAGGATGTCTTGAATTGAGGGATTTTAAGATGACATATATCTCTGAATGCCCTCAATCCTCCAAACAAAACGAAGTCTTCTATTTGTCGAGGGAGTAATCTCACGAAACAAATGACCCATAAAGCTAGAGATTCAATCATTCCTcgttataaaaataaaaaaataaaacccttAAATTcaagtcaataaaaaaaatctctccctaaatttaaaaaacattcatGATCCAATCGAAAATGGCAAGGAGGCTTCAAATACATACAGACAATCTTAAAAAGAACCAtgcattttcttctttctccaaaCAAAGAAGAGTGCATACATTGCAAAAGAATAAAAGCCCAACAACTATCACCCATATCCTCAAGCTATTAGTCTTACTATGGAAAAAGTTTTAGGGATTTTATCTTTAAGAAAGTTGCTCTCTTTGAGATCTGTTTGAACATATTGGAAGTCACCAATAGAGAGTTAATGGAAAATGAATGTCGTCGTTACTTAGTCGAAGTCTGCTCAAACTGATTGACCGATTCGTTAGATGACTGGATTGTTCGTTATTGAAATAGTCATCCTACCAAAGATAGATACTTCTCAATATCTACTAGTTAGCCgtcaaaatcttaaaaactAGAACTATTGTAATGGTTTAAAATACAACTTGAGATGGGTTGAACTCTTTGATAGATTAAATCAAAGTCATCAATTATCAAGCTTTTAAATGGTGAGATTTCAAACTAATTagagttcttttttattatttttattattatgtttagTAGGCTcgctttctttctcttttggtaaatgttttaaattttgtaaaatttttaaaaaggaaaatgaaactaCTCATAATCTAGAAGTTAGACCTACCTTTGGTTTCTTCTTGGGgatattttttcctttcctcttcATTATCTCTCAAACATGAGAGTGATTGatgtttgtttggttgttcttttataatattcagtttgctaaaagaaaaaacaaaacttaaaagaaagaagtgtATGTCATTGTCAACTATtgcttaaatatatttatgttaggTTCTCAAGAGGCTCTATATAGCTTAGAATGTAGTCCACCAACTACGATCTCAACATCGAAGTACAAGATATTTGAAACTATGAATAGAAAGTGAAATGGTTGAGACACAATTTGTGAGTATAGGTAAATGCACAATTCATTGTTTCCATATTGATAAGAGGTTAAccaatgaagaaaaaacaagaatgtTCATAAACAACTCATCTTTATTATAAACATGTGTTGAGATATATAATTCAAGCAAGCATGGTATCAAACATTTGGAACTTGGAAGACCCACTGCCCTGATTATCCAGTAGAAAGTAAACAGCAAGGGAAGGCACATCATAGCAATTAGTTTAGACCCCTAAAACATGGATCATCTGACaatgaaatttagtttacagcttttaaactttcattttgaGATAGACATGAAAATCTCTATTGTGGTTGAAAGAGTTCAAAGGCATCTAGCTTCAATTTCCTCGAGGGTCAGTCCCTTTGTCTCTGGTACAATGAAGAATATAAAGACGAGAGACAAAATAGCTACCAcgccaaatataaaaaaaaggatcCCCGCTCCAAGCAATTCCTGCAATCagaagtaattttttattttcttacttgAACCATCAAAGTACTTTATTCAATGTCATCAATAAACAGCATATGACAGGAACTACAATTCCAAGATAAAACAAAGTTGTCATcgtaatcttattttttttattcaagaaaCCAGCCAAACATCAGAGTGAGTGGAAGGGGCTACAGGATCGGATTCAATATGGGGGGTGATAACATTTAGAGGGGAGACTGTTAGGACACCTCCTAACAAGAACACTCAAGAACACAAAGAACAAACGAAAACACTAAAAGATAGAAACATATATTGCATATCAATAATGAAACTACAGTATGCCATAGCAAATTATAGAGGACTGAGAATCCTTTCCCAAATTCCCCAAAGGAAACTCCCACAAAATTCTTCATACCTTTTCCCTCACCTCacttcctctatttataactaaGAGCCCTAACAAACTTTACTATCTAATTACTAATATGCCCAGTCTAATAACCATACTAATATTCTCCTAATAATCCTAATACTAATATTCTCCTAATAATCCTATTATTTTCCAAACTAGGAGCCTTAAAGAGACCTGAGTAAAATGTGCTTGAGGAGACAAAGAGGTTGCAAAATTTTGAGCGTGACACTCAAGGTTAAGGCGGTTGTAACAAAGGCAGTGTGCCCATTTCGCCACATATCTAACATTTTGGACGGTTACTAAAGGTGTAATAGAAGGGGTGAACAATAGACGTTGGTAGAGTCTAAGTAACAATAGGGATAGGGTAGGTAGAGTTATCACAGCATGTATGTCATCTTCATCAGTGGCACCTGACATTGACGccataattgagaaaaagaaaaagccgAGCCTAcagctctgataccataatataaaagagaaggaaagaattcTAAAGATAACATCATCTCTACAGAGAGCACTCAACactgaagaaaacaaataacaaaaagaaataatgagaaaattagtaaaataaatcaagGGAAAATATTGTTCTAACAATATTTAAGTACATTCTTTAAATGGTGTAACATCATATTCTTTATAAGAGATGAACGATGTATTCGATGGGGAAATAAAGCTGAAGGCTGGGGGAGAAATCTGCCCAAAAAGCTGCAAAAGTAAGTCCTCCCTTCAGTCATAGTTATGAGAAAGTTGTAGTTGCAAAagaattgtttattttaaaagtagagacaaaaaacacacaaatttacgtggaaacccgagtacaGGGAAAAAACAACGATATTTTTgctcttattattttctgataaAAATTCAATATGTACAAGAAGGGAATACACAGAAAAATacaaagagataaaaaaggaaaaaatatttagggcAAATCTCCCAATGGGCTAagcccactaattctaacactccccctcaagttgggatgtaaatatcaatgaggcctaacttgctaacacaaaagtcaaagtttggtCTGAGAAGCCCCTTGGTGAGGACATTAGCAACTTGTTGGCTCGAAGGGATGTATGGAATGTATATGCTCCCACTGTCAGGTCTTTCCTCGATGGAATGtcgatcaatctcaacatgtttagttctattatattgaattGGGTTGTTAGCAATACTAATGGCAGCTTTAATATCACAAAAAAACTTCAATGGTGTCTCACAGTCTGATGAAGATCAGATAGGACTTTCTGGAGCCAAATTTTCTCACACATTCCCAAACTCATAGCTCGGTATTCGGCCTCAGCACTGCTCCCAGCCACAACACTTTGCTTCCTATTCTtccaagttacaagattgccCCACACAAAGGTACAGTATCCTAAGGTGGACTTTCTATCAAAAATAGATCTTGTCCAGTTAGAATTAATATAAGCTTCAACACATCTTCTACCAGTCTTCCTAAATCTCAGACCTTTACTAGGAGTTGCTTTTAAATACCTCAGAATCCTGTTAACCGCTTCCATGTGATCCTCATAAGGTGCCTGCAGGAATTGACTGACAGTGCTCACAGCATAGGAGATGTTAGGCCTAGTGTGAGATaagtaaatcaatttttcCACCAGGCgctgatatttttctttatcaacaGGAACCCTGTCACCTGAATTTTTGAGTTTGGTATTGAACTCAATAGATGTGTCAGCAGGACAACATCCTAGCATACCTATCTCAGCTAATCTCCATCTCAAGAAAGTACTTCAGATTTTCCAAGTCTTTGATTTCAAaccccatcttcttctttaattgaACAATCTCATCAGTATCATCCCCAAATAACACATTGTCATCGACATAGAGAATTAATACTACAATTTTCCCTGCCTTGGAGACTGGTGAATAAGGAGTGATTGGAGTGCCCCTGATTGTACCCTTGAGACTTGATGAAAGTGGAAAATTTGTCAAACCACGCTCTTGGTGATTGTTTCAACCCATATTAGGACTTTCGAAGCTTTCAAACCTAATTATTAAATTGAGCTTCAAGTCTTGGAGACGGACTCATACACACTTCCTCTTAAAGATCCTCATTCAAGAATGCATTTTTAACATCAAGTTAATATAGGAGCTAATCTTTATTCACTGCAACAGACAACAAAACTCTAATGGTGTTCAAATTTGCAACAGGAGAAAAAATCTTAGAATAGTCAATCCCATAGGTCTGAGTGAACCCTTTTGCAACTAGTCTCGCCTTATGTCTGTCAATTGTACCATCTGCTCTATACTCGAGTGTAAACACCCATTTGCATTCAACAATCTTGTGTCCCTTAGAGAGTGTGCAGAGATCCCAAGGTTTGTTCTTTTCTAAGGATCTCATTTCTTCCATATCAGCAAATTTCCACTTTGAACACTCTAAGGCAAGGTGGATACTCTTGGGCATTACGGTAGACTCAAGGCTGGCAATAAAAGCTCTGAACTGTGGTGAGAGATTCTCATATGACACATAATTAGATATGGAGTGCTTTGCAGGACCTAGTACCTTTCCTCGATGCCATAGGAAGATCAAGAGATGGATCATACTCGCTAGTATTTTCAGAATGGTTTGACttagtttcattttcagtATGTTCAGCAACAATCTCGTTCTCATCAATCTTGTCCTCTCTGTCTATAATGACCCCACCAATACTGCCCTGTTCATTCATATCTTCTAGAACCACTGTCTTGGACTCGTCATTCTCATCTGCCTTACTATCGGTATGTGAGTCAGTTGAATTCATCTCAGGCCTGTCATTCTCACTCATTCTGTTATTACTGTGAATTAATTGAATCGGTCATACCTTGATCTCATATTAGTTTAGAATCCTTGACTGGTGCTGTCTGAACAACAAGAGACTTAAACTCCCTTTCTGAGATTCCTCCTATAGTAGGTTTTCCAAGGAACTTGATTTGTGGGTAGGACTGAACTGTGAGGGTTAGGGTCAGGTAAGGTAACCACAGTAGGACAAGTAGACTCTAAAGGAAGCATATagttagactcttcactcacactctCCCCCTAAAGTAGACTAACGAGAAAGAAAGGATGATCTTCAATAAAGGTGACATCCATGGTAACAAAGTACTTACGTGAAGATGGATGGAAACATTTGTAGCTTCGTTGGTGCAAAGGATATCCAACAAACACGCAAGTCTGAGCCCTAGGGGTGAATTTAGTTTGGTTAGGACCATGGCTATGGACATAGGCAGTGCATCCGAATACCCAAAGGGGAACATCAGTGATGAGACGGGTGGAGGGATAGGATTCATTGAGGCAATCTAACGATGTTTGGAAGTAAAGGACACGGGAGGGGATGCGGTTGATGAGATGAGTGGCAATGAGAATGGCATCACAGAGATAGGAAGGAAGAGAAATTGACAACATAAGGAAATGAGCAATGTCCAAAAGGTAACAATTTTTTCGTTCGACAACCCCATTTTGCTGGGGGGGGGGGTGTAAGGACAGGAACTTTAGTGAACAATTCCTTTAGAGGATAAGAACTTGTTAAGAGGGTAGTTTTGAAACTCACAACCATTATCACTCAGCAGGATTgcaatttttgtattgaattgCGTTTCCGTGGTGTGATAGAAGTCCCAGAATGTTGAGGTAACTTCGGATTTGTCAGAGATCAGGAAAACTCAAGTAAGACGAGTATGGTCATCAATAAAGGTCACAAACTATCGTTTCCCAAAGGAGGTAGTGACCTTAGATAGTCCCCAAACAATAAACATCACTATGGACAAGAGTAAGAGGTCGAGTTGGCTTATAGAGTTGCGAGGAAAACGAGACTTGTTGTTGTTTAGCTTGTATGcacacatcacaagataagaaaaaaacatcaGCTTTAGAAAAGAGATGAGGAAATAGGTGTTTCATGTATTTAAAAGTGGGATGGCCTAAACGGAAATGCCACAACATAAGATCTTTTCCAGAAGTGGTAAGGTAGGACTTGTCCAATGTCAATATCTGATActatattgtattgtttaGGATTTATCCAATGTTCCTATCTGATACTATATTGAAAGTGAGACAAAACACACAAATTTAcatggaaacccgagtaccgggagaaaaaccatggtatttttcttcttattattttctgatcAAAATACAATATGTACAAGAAgggaataaatagaaaaatacaaagagataaaaaagaaaaaaatatttagggcAAATCTTTGAATGGGCTAagcccactaattctaacCGTTTATAATTTGAGCATCACCAAGACATTGTATGGCATcatcattatcattttttgaaaacaattgttCTAGTCATGGGACAACCTTGTGACATAGCACTTGTCCCAAAGACATTGGTCATTGATGAATGTGTACAATTGTAACTTGTAATTATTGGATAAAGTTCAACTCACAATTAATCATCAAATGTAAAAGGGTAACGGGACATTCTCTGTACCTTTATGAAATTGTGTTGACTATACTGATTTTATGATTGTAAGTTGCTCCAAAATTATTCATACCCTTTTAGACtgtaattttttcatattcgaCATACTGACGTACCTTTAGTGGAGAAAAGGCAAATGTCACTAGAGCATTTGCTCCAAAATTCACAAGCACTGCTATACTGAGCCCTCGACCTCTCAGCCGCAATGGAAAAACCTCAGAAATCATTAACCAACCAATGGGACCAAAAGACAACTGCAAAACAAAGTTTACTTAGTTGAACTCAAACTCCTATGTTTAGAGAAGGAGAACTTATTAAACAACGGTCATTCAGAATCTTATGTATCCATGCAATAAAACATTTATCTGCAGTTTGAACAAACCTCATTTGAGCAGCGTTTATGCAAAGAATAGAACATTTGCTTATATTTTGGTCCTTATCTAAGTGTAAACTATTTTGGGATGCTACCATTGAAACAAAGGTTGAATATAGCAATGTTTCCACATGCTTCCGGAGTGGCATATCCAAAACTTTAGGCTATTGGGGGGACAATTTCATATAAGACTAAAACTTAGCCCATAAAACTCTCCCATATGATTAGCAATAtctgttatttctttttattttatttaaataaaaaaataatttaacatatGTTAGTGACTGACTCATGGCCATGGGATAATAAAGGGATAGCTCCGTAATCAACGAAATGtttcttatccaaaagaacaaacttgcaaatatatacattACAAAAACAAGTGAGTTCAACCACAATTACAAGGGAAAAAGAACTCATAGCATCCTCATCACATCccaataaaaaacaacactAAAATCAGAGACAGAGTACTATATGTCATGATTACATTGCATGCATGAAAGCATTCCAGTTAAGATACACATCTTGAACTGAATAATCTGaaaataatttggaaaaagagCACCAAAAGGAAGCTTTGACTAGCAATATCAAAAATGGTCAAACCATTGAAGTGACTTGTCTTGGAAGATGTGTTGGTTTCTTTCCGACCAAATCTCTGAGAGAATAGCTGaacattagttttttttctcttgtttaaagttaaaacaaaaaaatatcggttaattttttactttagttATTAGTATTGATTGTATACCCTTTATGAAATCCCGACTTTGTCTATTCGGAAGGAGTTGCTTTATCTCCTTGCCTCTTCTTGTATCACCCTGTTTATCTtttatctaattaaattattttctcttaCTAAGAAAACTTATTGTCCTTTATTAAAgaactacaagaaaaatatgtttggaGAGTTTTCATTTggtcatttttttcaaaacattataCTTTTACCTCTaaactttgattttaatttccGTTTAGTTCCTAGGTTTTACAATATTACCCTTTTACCCTTCAGctttaagttttgtttctatCATTTGGTTCTTAGCCTTAAAGGTTTGCACTTTTACCCTTGACGTTATCattaagttttgagttttgcTTCTTTCATTTGGTCCTTAGGTCTCAAcccttgattttcttttctctaaatacTCCTTTGAGTCCTTTGtgttaatgtttataaatttatttaaaagaatcaaattagttttcatgaatttttcaTCACCactaaaaataatgaagaacttcacataataattatttgaaattgattaacGAAAAAGACCGAAGTGAGTGTAAGTGAAAATTAGTggtaaaaatgtaaaatattcaaaactagCATCTAGGAGAGCTAAACTCAAAATGCAAGGATGAAAATGTAATCTTTTTCAACTTAGAATCTAggaaccaaacaaaaattaaactcaaaattggTATAAAGTTGTAATGTACTAGAACTTAGGgtccaaatgaaaattatgCTCAAAATCCTGGTACCAAAAGGAATTTTTCCCAAAAggcaaaaactaaatttaaatcactAGACAACACCGTCGGCCCATCAaacataagaaaacaaaagaattgtAGAAACCAGCACAGCAGGGCATAACTAGAGCATATTGTCAAGCCGTATAcatgagaaaacaaaagaaaaatctgaAATACCTGGTAACTACCAACATATAGCAAGAGCGCAACTACAGCAACAGCAGGCACATTACCCAGGAAAAGGTAATAGGATCCCAAGAGGAACAAAGAAATCGTCTGTCACATGAATACAgtgtataaataaaagaacagGATAATGATCTTTTGAAGTCagatgcattttttttaaaagagctGTTAACTATTTGTACTTCAAAACAATTGTTATGCTATGACAGTAGAATTGACGTCGGAAAGACaaggaaaagaacaaaatagtaGAACTATAATTGGTAGTATTTTGTGTACAGGGTGATGGTGCCCCATGGCCGcttatgttcaaaagtttggaTGAAAAAAATCCAAGGAATTTACAAATTGGACTTACAATCCCAGATACACCTCCAAGGAGTAAAGGCCTCCTCCCAAGTCTATCAACAACAAGAACAGCTGCTCCAGTCATTATTAGCTGCagtattagaaaaattagttCAAAACTTCATGAGATGATCATATGGAAACATGTATTCAAGTATTAGGATGAAGAAACTAGGAGAGAACGGAAGCATTTATTCAGCTTAGCAAGACAATTGGACAACACATGCAAACTAGAACTGGAATTACAAGCTAATTCTCATTTCACAGAACTTGTAGGAGTTTGTATTTAAGACAGATTTATGGGCATATCTATGTAACAAATACCTTCAACAAACCAAGTAAAATTGACACCCGGGTCGCATCTGCAGCTGCAGAGAATCCTGCACTCTATCGAATTATGTGACATTAGGAAAAAGACATGTTAAATTAGCCGAAAGGAGTAAGACTTATGTAAGCTTCCCGATAACATTTGCTTCGTTGTCCTCTTGATCGTCTAGTTTTTTTGTTCCATTCCTTCTCTATTAGAGGAAATCGCATTCCCGTTCCCTCTTatatgatttacaaaatatGCTTTGTtgcttttaatatataagtaataaaaaatatatttacagaAAAAGAGAGTAGAGGACAGATACACAGATTTGCCAAATACAGCATTAGAAATTTAGAACTAGCTTGAGGGAGCATAATATAGCACAGATACGCAGGTACCTGAAAGATTGAGGGAGCATAATATAGCACACTTGGTTGACCAGTTATCTGCCAATAGTTGATGCCAATTCCAAATATAAGCAAACGATAAACAAATTCTGTGCTTGAAAACGCTGTACAAATATATAAGATACCTGTTGAAATAATACTAATCCTGCGCCAATAATTAGGGCCTTCAGGCACTTTCCCTGAAATATTTCCCCTATTGAGGCCTCCTCTGATTCACCAAGAAAAGAGAGCTCTTCCAAAATTTCATTCACTTCTTCAGAAGCTGTCTCACCAATAACTGCACCCCTTAGCCGATGCAAGCAGCTTATAGCCCGCTCTTTCAAGTCCGCCATATTTCCTTTTCTCTGTATGGCACATAAAAGTAGCCACCTGGGAGATGATGGTAGCCACCACATTCCCACTCCCATGACCAACGCAATTGGAGTATTGGCTGCATAAATGTAGCGCCAACCGGCAACCACTTCAACTAAAAGACTACCAATGCTGTAACCCAACTGCAGAGCATCGTTCCATCAATTGCACATTTAGAATGATAtactgaaattttgaaatacagCAGACAAGATAGAgaagccaaaaaaataaatccaatACAGATATTTTGACCAGCTATGAGGGCCCTCCAATAGTCAGTCCTTACATTAGGTTATGAAAAGGGATCTACATATTGGCAtgtgatatatttgaaatatgcTGGATTTTGAAATAGACCTGCTTTCTACGGAAGATACCATACATCTTCATTAGATGGATTCACCagattaagaaaagaaagcagaatgaaagaaacttatattaaagtaataaaaaaacagGATAAGATAGAACCACTTACAACCATTCCAAGTACTATAAAAAACTCTTTGAGAGAGATCATTTGTCCACGAATCTTGCTGGGGGAAGTTTCAGCAATATACATTGGCGCTGCATGCATTGcctagaaaacaaaatactgAAATTAAATGCTCAGAGTACAAACAGGGTGATcttatgataaaatttattagaacTTCATAAGGTCAATCgttaaattcaacattttgagAGTAAGAAAAGTAAACACCAGATAAATCTCATTAGTTCCTGGACATCAAAGAAGCAATACACACATAATTCTTCTATCCTTGGGAACTTATCATCTTAATCAACATATCTTTGGGTGTGTGCATATTTTCATGTAAACATAAATCATGACAGGAAATATGCTGGAtttggaaagaagaagatagttGTTTCATTGAAGATGTGGAAGCCTGCAGAAGTAATTCTATTTCCGTTAGCCAACTCAGATGGACTCAATCAGTAATCTCTGATTTACTTAGAACTCCGGTGGacaattatttcaaacaatttgGGGAGTCCCATTACTGCATTTGGAAAGAGGAAGATAATTGTTTCATTGAAGATGTGGAAGCCTGGAGAAGCATTTCTATTTCCATTAGCCAACTCAGATGGACTTAGTCAGTAATCTCTAATTTACTTAGAACTCCGGTGgacaattatttcaaaaaattcgGGGACATTGACAGAGAAGgattgagaaatttgaagtttcaaGTAAAGTTCGGATGGGTCGTAAGCTGTGATCACTGGCCATATTTAGGGGGTCTTTTCAGTATTAGAGTTTGCTCAGGAAAAGATCAACAGGGATGGAAGTCGTTTTGCAAGATGCTGgataaatttgtagaaaaagTGAACTATGTTAGATGGTACACTAGTAATATTTCCACTTTTCCTTCTCCGCAAATGGTAGAAAAGTTGAATTATGTTGATAAGGCTAAGTCCAATAGCTCTAAACTCCCAGCTCCAAGGCCTGAAAAAATGGAAGTCCGCCAAAATTTTAGTCAGAAAAGGAAGCTACAAGCGGACAGTTATCCTTCCCCTCCAAAACAGAAGCAATGGTTGATCAAGAACCATGAAGTTGCTAAGGTTAACTTTGAAATCCTTTGgattaatatcaaaattatttgctTCAGATGACTGGAGATTGATTCGTAAGAGGTTGGAAGAATTTTTTCAAAggaaaattgtaataaatcCTTTATTTGATGAGAATGCCCTCATTAGTATTGATCAAGGATCAATCATTAACTTTATCCGAGAGGAAGGAAAATGGCAGGCTTGTGGGAATTTCCACctcaaatttgaaagatgGGACAACATCAAACACAGTCGGCCACTTGTTTTAAAAGGCTACGATGGTTGGCTCAAAATAAAAGACCTCTCTAGATTGTTGGTGTAGAAGCACCTTTGAGGTTATTGGGGATCACTTTGGAGGTCTTATTGACATAGCCATTGAAACTCTGAATTTAACAAATTGTAGTGAATCGCGGATTCAGGTAAAGAAGAACTTATGTGGTTTTGTGCCGTCAACGATCGAAATTACAGATCTAAAGTGGGAAAATAATTATCTACATTTTGgtgactttgaatttctaaatCCTCCTAGACCTTCCAAAGTTCCTTTTTTGCTGgatgattttaaaaactcaagtGATCATTTGAG
This is a stretch of genomic DNA from Cucumis sativus cultivar 9930 chromosome 4, Cucumber_9930_V3, whole genome shotgun sequence. It encodes these proteins:
- the LOC101216633 gene encoding D-xylose-proton symporter-like 2 isoform X2 produces the protein MTSGSLYGALIGSVLAFNVADFLGRRRELILSALMYLVGAIITGLAPNFVILIIGRIISGTGIGLAMHAAPMYIAETSPSKIRGQMISLKEFFIVLGMVLGYSIGSLLVEVVAGWRYIYAANTPIALVMGVGMWWLPSSPRWLLLCAIQRKGNMADLKERAISCLHRLRGAVIGETASEEVNEILEELSFLGESEEASIGEIFQGKCLKALIIGAGLVLFQQITGQPSVLYYAPSIFQSAGFSAAADATRVSILLGLLKLIMTGAAVLVVDRLGRRPLLLGGVSGITISLFLLGSYYLFLGNVPAVAVVALLLYVGSYQLSFGPIGWLMISEVFPLRLRGRGLSIAVLVNFGANALVTFAFSPLKELLGAGILFFIFGVVAILSLVFIFFIVPETKGLTLEEIEARCL
- the LOC101216633 gene encoding D-xylose-proton symporter-like 2 isoform X1, which encodes MTSDHRELVLSSLGKVGQSSGEIDNVEEPLISVEFKHSENFSARAAILPFLFPALGGLLYGYDIGATSCATISLQSASSSGISWYNLSSVEVGLVTSGSLYGALIGSVLAFNVADFLGRRRELILSALMYLVGAIITGLAPNFVILIIGRIISGTGIGLAMHAAPMYIAETSPSKIRGQMISLKEFFIVLGMVLGYSIGSLLVEVVAGWRYIYAANTPIALVMGVGMWWLPSSPRWLLLCAIQRKGNMADLKERAISCLHRLRGAVIGETASEEVNEILEELSFLGESEEASIGEIFQGKCLKALIIGAGLVLFQQITGQPSVLYYAPSIFQSAGFSAAADATRVSILLGLLKLIMTGAAVLVVDRLGRRPLLLGGVSGITISLFLLGSYYLFLGNVPAVAVVALLLYVGSYQLSFGPIGWLMISEVFPLRLRGRGLSIAVLVNFGANALVTFAFSPLKELLGAGILFFIFGVVAILSLVFIFFIVPETKGLTLEEIEARCL